The Limnospira fusiformis SAG 85.79 genomic interval TGGTCTAAGATGGGTCTGATGATGGTTAAAAATACTCCGTATTTATACGGAAAATTACAGGGTTTTGGGGGTGATGTTTAAGAGATTGATCCGTATATTTAAGGGAGCCGGACTCGATGAAACCCAGACCAGTGCTGGGAATTGTCGAGAACCGGCTCCTATAATGAGTTGTGGCAAGTTAGGTATTAGCTGGCTTAGGGCTGGTGGGACTGCAAGAATTGGGCAATCCTGTCTACGGCGACTTTTAAGACTTCTGGGGGATGGACGAGAGCAAAGCGGACATATCCTTCGCCGGATTTACCAAAGCCAACGCCGGGAGATACGGCGACTCCGGTTTGTTGGACTAATTGGGCGCAGAAGCGGATAGAATCTTGACTCCAGGGTTGGGGGAGTTTTGCCCAAATGTAGAGGGTGGCTATGGGGGTAGGTACATCCCAACCGATGTCATGGAGGGCTTTAACAAAGACATCGCGCCTTTCTCGGAAGGTATCAACGGTGTGGCTAATTAATTCCTGGGAGCCGGTTAAGGCAGCGATCGCTCCATTAAGAATACCACGATACTGATTAAAGTCGATCGCGGCCTTGACCTGTCGCAGAGCGAGAATCAACTGAGGATTTCCGACGGCGAAACCGATACGGAAGCCTCCCATATTATAGGACTTGGAAAAGGTAAAAAACTCTATGGAGACGGTTTTCTGGGGGTCTGCTTGCAAGATCGAGGGGGCAATGGCATCATTATTGAGGGCATTGCCTTCTGGGAAGACAAAATCCCCGTAGGGGAAATCATGAACGAGGACGAGATCATTTTTTTGACAAAAGGCTACGGCTTCCTGAAAAAATGATAAGGGAGCGATCGCCGTTGTGGGGTTATGGGGATAACTCAAGACCATCATTTTGGCTTGAGCCAATACGGCTTCGGGAATTTCCTCAAACTTGGGCAGAAAGCCATTTTCGGCTAACATAGTCATCGGATAAATTTGCCCCCCGGCTATATATACTCCCCCAGCGTGGGAAGGATAGCCTGGATCTTGCAAGAGGGCAAAATCTCCGGGGTCCAGAATAGCTAAGGGTAGATGTCCTGTCCCTTCCTGACAGCCTATGAGTTGCAGAACTTCGGTTTCCGGGTCAACGGGTACGCCATACTTTTGAGTGTACCAGTGAGCGGCGGTATCTCGAAAATCCTTAGTATTGCGGAATAAGGCGTAACCGTGGGTTGTAGTATCGTCGAGGGAGTCCCGAATGCGATCGATAATGTGATTAGCCACAGGTACATCGGAAGAACCCAAAGACAAGTCAATGAGATCTTGTCCGGCGGCCAATGCTTTGGCTTTGGCTCGATCCATATCAGCAAATACATTAGACCGTAGAGGTTCTAGTCGCTTAGAAAATTGCATAGCATTCAACTCCGACGCAAACGGGACTCAATAAGAGATTTACAGATTCTACAGGTGAGGGTCAATCCACTCAATTAGCTTGTTTTTGGTAATTGCTCCCTCTAGGGAGGCGATAATTTCTCCGCCCATAAATAGCCTCAAGGCTGGGACCCCTTCCACTTGACAGAGTTTAACTGCTTGGGGGTTGAGGTCAACTTCTAGTTTAACTACTTTTAGGCGATCGCTGTAAGTATTTGCTACGGCTTGGACGGAGGGGGAAACCAGACGACAAGGACCACACCAGGGAGCCCAGAAGTAGGCTAAAGTCGGCTGTCCAGTATTACCCAGGACTTCGGTTTCAAATTGGGAATCTTGAATGACAATGACGTTGCTACTCATTAAATCTGCTCGGCTAGTACCACTTCCTGATCACTAATTAGATTACCATAGTGCAAAATTGTGACGAGGGCAGTCCTGAATGGGGGTGCGATCGCCAAAATGCAACAAAATTTAACTTTTGAGGGGGACAGAAGGGTGGGAGAGTCGGCGGAGGGTGATTTACCAAAGATCCTGGGTCACTAGCCCGGTCGCTTCGGTTTTGCTCAACAAGCCTTGTAGGACGGCTTTTTATGTTATACTATTTTGTCTGTGCGAAACGTTTAGGAGTGAAATAGGGCTGCAATGCCTGAAATAACTTCCTAGTGGGACTTTCACCCCTTGGTGAAATATAAGGGACTCGTACCCTGACCATCCCATAACTGTTTATATGTCCCAACGCTTGGAGAAATCTAAGCAAGGCAGGGAACTCAAGGTCAATCCCATTTTAAGAAATCGCAATATACCGTCCAAGTATACCTAGGAGGAGTATTAAACCCACTTGGGGCGATTATGGGATAGAGTAACGGCGATAGCCACCCCCAATTTGAGGATTCACACTCCTAGGGTTGAAGCGGGGAACGGAAGGCGTAATAGGGGAACCTACCTCTCACTCGACCACTGCCAACCATCCATGACTAAGGAAATCTGAATGTTCCGACTTGAACCATCGTCAATAGTAAGTAGCGAAATAAGTTGATACGCTGCACTCAAAAGAGTAAGGAGAAAAGTAGGAGTCTGAGCACGCTACCTACACAGACCTTTTTAAGTAACCCGGTGGATAGGACAAGTCTAAAGATGGAATGCCCGTATAAACGGAACGTTTAAACCCCTTTTAGGCTCTCAGTAGTGTTGTGTCTATTGAGTAGTCAAAAGTGTAAGCGTATACCTTTAAGGGGAAAGGATGTGACTGAAAGCTAATGCCTAACTGTAATGGTTAGGATATGCCCACTAGTCACGGTGTGGATATAGAGACTGCGGTAAGTAGGAGTCCTACGGCGAAAGCGAGATTAGGGGTCGAGAGTGAAGTCACCTTCATCCCCTCCCATTCAGAACCGTGCATGAAAGTTTCCCTTCACACGGCTCCTAGTCTGATTGTTCCATTGTTAAGGATACAGCGTTGGCGTTGTCAAATGCCGTTTTATCATCATGACAGTGGCGGTGTAATAGCTGAAGGTTTTTATATTCGTCCTTTCCACCGTGGTTTCGAGGTATAATGTGGTCTACTTCAACTAAATCCGATGGTGCAAAATATTGCCCACACCAAGAACACCTGCCTTTTTGCTTTTTGAGTAGCTTTGCTACTCTATTTGGCGTGTCGATTGCTTGTCCTTTCCTGGTTGCCCAGTAAGTCCAATTTCCGTCATATAGTGTTGCGTCAGGGCGTATTAGGGTGTGTCTAACAATCTGTGTCCAATTATGTTTCCATAGTTGAAGTCCGTCCTTAGTCTTGAATAACCAGGATTCCTGTCTTTCTTTCCCATGGCTAAGTTTAACCGTTCCTTTATGGAAGTAGTTTCCTAGCTTTTCATAGCTTGCCTTTCCGCATCTTGAGATTGTCCATGCCCGCAACATTTGCCAGATTATATTGTCTAGCTTACTGAAAGTCTCCATTGAGACGACCCCTGAGTAGTAATTTGACCATCCACGAATAATCGGGTTTAGTTTACTAATCAGGGCTGATTGAGGTGCTGTTTTATGTTGTTTAATTACACCTTTTATCATTTCTGTGTGGGCTTTGACTGCTTTGTTACTGGGTTTGATGTGAGTTTTATGACCGATTAATCGGTTTGTTGTCCCACCTATTTTTCCAGATTTATATTTTCCTGCTGGGTATTGCCTGATATTGAATCCGAGAAAATCCAACCCTGGTTCTTCAGTTTTGCCATTATACTCAATGGAATTGAGTGTATGACAGATTCGAGTCTTTCCAGGTTTAATCTCTAATCCTACAGGTTTTAGCTATTCGGAAATTGCAGTTTTGCACTGTTCAATGATTTCTAGTGATGGTGATATTACTATGAAATCATCGGCATATCTTATTAGGCAGGCTTTGACAGCCTTACCTTCTTTCTTAGGATACATTGTTTCAATTAGCCTAACCATTCCCAACAGTGCGATGTTGTCTAGGAGTGGGCTTATTACCCCTCCTTGGGGTGTCCCTGCTTCTGTATCCTCAAATACACCGTTATCCAAAACGCCTGCTTTGAGCCATTGTTTAATATCTCGTTTTAGGCTGCTTGAACAATGAATTTTGGACATTAGGTAATCATGGTTTATTCGGTCAAAACATTTCGCTATGTCTGCGTCTAACACGAAGTATTTACCCTTGTTGATACTTGAGTAAATTCGTGCTATTGCATCATGGGCGGATCGTCCAGGACGGAACCCGTAGCTAGTGCCTTCAAATCTTGACTCCCATTCGGGTTCAAGTGCCGACTTGACCAAAGCTTGCCTTGCTCTATCTTGGATTGTAGGAATACCTAGTGGGCGTTTTTCATCCCTTCCAGGTTTTGGAATCCATACTCTCCTAAGTGCTTTTGCTTTGATGTTTCCCTTAATGTTCTCGACGAGTTCAAACCTTTGTTTTGGAGAGATTGCTCTTACTCCATCAACTCCAGCCGTTTTCTTGCCTTGATTATCTTGGAGGGCGGGTTTATTAAGCTGACTGTTGGGAAGCATGGCTGACCGTGGAACCCGCCCCTACAGCCGCACTGCTAAAAGCCGAGCATAGTATGATTTCACCAATAGACGTTGGAACCTTCGTGCCTTCGCGTCCTGTCCCGATTTAGCTGCTTGAAATATCCTCTTTTGGAGTTTGAAAACTTTTCGCTGAACTTTCGCCCACGGAATTGCTTTCCATGCGTTTTTCGTAGTCTTGATTGGTTTGGGTTGACCAAATCCTTTCTTTAAACTCGCTTGCGCCATATATGCTCCTACTTGGCTCTATTCTTGGCAATCAAACCGTGACCCGTCTGCATATCCCTACCATTACGGTCGGGCATTGGCTTCTGGTCACATCTCATCCCCTAACAGGCTTGCGCTTACACTCATCACTTCTGATTACCTCGACCAGATAATCAGAGCCTGGAAGGGGTTACAACGTTCCGTTTATATGGGCATTCCATCTTTAGACTTGTCCTCTCCACCGGGGTACTTTTAAAGGTCTGTGTAGGTAGGTTTAATAAATCCCTACTTTTCCCCTTACTCTTTTGAGCGCAGCGTATCAACCTATTTCGCTGCTTACTAGTGACGATGGTTCAAGTCGGAACATTCAGATTTCCTTAGTCATGGATGGTTGGCAGTGGTCGCCTTTGGTAGTAGGTTCTACTTCACGCCTTCCGTTCCCCGCTTCAGTCCCAGGGTTGTGTATCCTAAAACTGGGGGTGGCTATCGCCGTTACTCTCAACGCAATTGTTAAGGAATTTTAAGATTTCCGATTTTTGCATTTTGACCTTGAGTTCCCTGCCTTTGTTTTGTATATTTCTATACAAAGCGTTGGGACATATAAACAGTTATGGGGATGGTCAGGAGTACGCTCCATATATTCAACCGAGGGGTTAAAATCCCCACCAGGCGGTTATTTCGGGTATTGCAACCCTATTTCATGCCTGAACGTTTCGCACTTTAAAGACTACGTATGTCATATAGCTCTGAAAGTTGAAGTCATAAAGCGGGGGGTTGTAGTCCCGTTCCTACTGACAATAGGGTATTCACATTAGGAGCCGTGTGATGTGAAAGTATCAAGCACGGTTTGGAATTGGAGTTGGGGAAGGTGACTTCCCTTTCGACCATAACAGGCGGGTTGTCCCATATAAATGATTGTACTGGAGTTTAAAGCCAAAGGGAAGTCAAATCACGTGCATTGCCATTGATGAGGCGATCCGAACTGCTCAGTCCATCGGCAATAAAGCGATCGGTTTCTGGATGGATAATTCAGGAATTGGGCAGAATAATTTGTATGGTCTAGGGCAAAACACGCTCGAGATGAATTTCCTTTTGCTAAAAACTTAAACTCCAGCGCCTGTCAAGCGTCCATTGAAAGAGCATATTCGGCAATAAGGAGGTTCTACGAGAACTGCCGGAAAGCCATTCGAGGAAAGAAAGGTTTTCCCAAGTTCAAAAAGAACAGCCGTTCAGTTGAATACACAACTTGTGGTTGGAAGTTATCAGAAACTCGTAATCAAATCACCATTCCCGTCGATTAATGATGCAAGTTGGTATCAGTTCAGGAAGCTAG includes:
- a CDS encoding LL-diaminopimelate aminotransferase; this translates as MQFSKRLEPLRSNVFADMDRAKAKALAAGQDLIDLSLGSSDVPVANHIIDRIRDSLDDTTTHGYALFRNTKDFRDTAAHWYTQKYGVPVDPETEVLQLIGCQEGTGHLPLAILDPGDFALLQDPGYPSHAGGVYIAGGQIYPMTMLAENGFLPKFEEIPEAVLAQAKMMVLSYPHNPTTAIAPLSFFQEAVAFCQKNDLVLVHDFPYGDFVFPEGNALNNDAIAPSILQADPQKTVSIEFFTFSKSYNMGGFRIGFAVGNPQLILALRQVKAAIDFNQYRGILNGAIAALTGSQELISHTVDTFRERRDVFVKALHDIGWDVPTPIATLYIWAKLPQPWSQDSIRFCAQLVQQTGVAVSPGVGFGKSGEGYVRFALVHPPEVLKVAVDRIAQFLQSHQP
- a CDS encoding thioredoxin family protein translates to MSSNVIVIQDSQFETEVLGNTGQPTLAYFWAPWCGPCRLVSPSVQAVANTYSDRLKVVKLEVDLNPQAVKLCQVEGVPALRLFMGGEIIASLEGAITKNKLIEWIDPHL
- a CDS encoding group II intron maturase-specific domain-containing protein, which gives rise to MIKGVIKQHKTAPQSALISKLNPIIRGWSNYYSGVVSMETFSKLDNIIWQMLRAWTISRCGKASYEKLGNYFHKGTVKLSHGKERQESWLFKTKDGLQLWKHNWTQIVRHTLIRPDATLYDGNWTYWATRKGQAIDTPNRVAKLLKKQKGRCSWCGQYFAPSDLVEVDHIIPRNHGGKDEYKNLQLLHRHCHDDKTAFDNANAVSLTMEQSD
- a CDS encoding reverse transcriptase domain-containing protein, which produces MLPNSQLNKPALQDNQGKKTAGVDGVRAISPKQRFELVENIKGNIKAKALRRVWIPKPGRDEKRPLGIPTIQDRARQALVKSALEPEWESRFEGTSYGFRPGRSAHDAIARIYSSINKGKYFVLDADIAKCFDRINHDYLMSKIHCSSSLKRDIKQWLKAGVLDNGVFEDTEAGTPQGGVISPLLDNIALLGMVRLIETMYPKKEGKAVKACLIRYADDFIVISPSLEIIEQCKTAISE
- a CDS encoding reverse transcriptase N-terminal domain-containing protein, translated to MAQASLKKGFGQPKPIKTTKNAWKAIPWAKVQRKVFKLQKRIFQAAKSGQDAKARRFQRLLVKSYYARLLAVRL